TCCGCTTTTGCTTCGAAAATACCGTAAGATCCGCATAGCGAATCCGTACGGTTACAATAGAAGTGAGTCTATTACCGGTGCGCAGTTGCATGGACAGGTTCTCCGCCATGGCGATAATCAAACTCCTCATCTTATGCACATCTATCGTGTCCCGCTCAAAGGTTCGTTCTATACCAATGGACTTTCGTTCATGGTATTGCACAACCGGAGAATCATCCAGCCCATTGCAACGATTCCAGATGGTCAACCCGTTTTTTCCAAAAGCAGCATGCATGAATCGTTTGGGCATTTCCTGCACGGTTTTTACATGCTGCGCACCCATGTCACGTAGCTTGTAATAGGTTTCTGGTCCTACCCCCGGGATCTCTTTGACGACTAAGGGCCGTAGAAACCCTTTTTCCTTCCCCCGATCGATCTGTAGTACTCCATTGGGTTTGGCTTGGGCCGTACTCACCTTAGAGACTGTTTTATTCACGGAGATACCCATAGAGATCGGCAAATTGACTTCATTAATGATCCGTTCCCTCAGTTCACGCGCCCATTTTAAAGTACCATGAAAGCGGTCCATACCGGTCATGTCTACATAGAATTCATCGAAGGAGGCCTTTTCATATAAAGGTGAT
This DNA window, taken from Cytophagales bacterium, encodes the following:
- the dinB gene encoding DNA polymerase IV, coding for MRTIIHLDLDTFFVSCERLINPKLIGKPVIIGGTTGRGVVSTCSYEARRFGVHGNMSMRLAKELCPEAVVIRGNSGIYGKYSKAVTEIIKEESPLYEKASFDEFYVDMTGMDRFHGTLKWARELRERIINEVNLPISMGISVNKTVSKVSTAQAKPNGVLQIDRGKEKGFLRPLVVKEIPGVGPETYYKLRDMGAQHVKTVQEMPKRFMHAAFGKNGLTIWNRCNGLDDSPVVQYHERKSIGIERTFERDTIDVHKMRSLIIAMAENLSMQLRTGNRLTSIVTVRIRYADLTVFSKQKRIPFTSNDHVLIDVAKELFEKLYERRLLIRLIGVRYSGLVQGGHQISLLDDTEEMCNLYQAMDHIRKRFGQDAVKKAIAMGTKNIGTMNSFNGEPNWIPAHRRA